Part of the Virgibacillus necropolis genome, AGCCATTCAAAGCTTTCCTCTGAATTTTCAATAGCTTCTTCGATATCAACCATAACTTTACCGCTACCAATTAGTAAGCGTGTTGCATTTTTCTTACTTACCTTTAATTTAGGCTGCTGTCGTAGTGGCTGAAATTTTCCTTCTGTGAATTCCTTTGCTTCTGATGCAACCCGTTGATTACGTAACAAGCTTTTTGGAGTCATTAAAATTAATGGTCTTGCTTCCTCACGAGCACGCATCGCAGCTTGACGACGAATTAAATGGAAGAATTGTGCAGATGACGTCACATTCGCAACAATCCAGTTATTCTCTGCTCCTAGCTGCAGAAAACGCTCCAACCGTGCACTTGAGTGCTCTGGTCCTTGACCTTCATATCCATGAGGGAGCAACATAATCATGTTTGATTTCTCGCCCCATTTTGCACGACTAGCTGAAATAAATTGGTCAAAAATCACTTGACCAGCATTCGCAAAGTCGCCAAACTGTGCTTCCCAAAGGACTAGAGTATTCGGTGCATGTACACTATATCCATATTCAAAGCCTAATACTCCAGCCTCAGATAATGGGCTATTACGAACATCAAATGAAGCACTTATCCCTTCGAGCCCATGCATCAAGCAATATTTTTCATTCGTTTTAGTATCATGGACAACAACGTGACGATGCGCAAATGTACCGCGCTCGGTATCCTGTCCAGCAAGACGGATTGGGATACCATCATTTAAAATAGATGCATATGCCAATGCCTCACCAGCACCCCAGTCAGCTTTGTTTCCTTCTTCTAAAACGTTTTCACGGCGCTTCAGGATTTTTTCAAGCTTTTTAAAACCATTAAATCCTTCTGGACGATTTAACAGATCTTTATTTAATGCTTTTAATGTATCTAATGGAACGGCTGTCTCAAATTGATCAAGCCCATTCTTTAATACATTAGGCATATTTTGCGCTTCGGCAGCACCGCTTTTATTCTCTTTCATACTGTCGTAAATACCACGTAAGCTTTCCTCGACTTGATTCATTATCTTCTTGAATCCTTCTTCATCAATCGTACCTTTTTCCTTCAATACCGCAGCAAAAACATTAACGGCTGTAGGATGTTCATCAATATCCTGATAAAGAAGTGGTTGCGTTGTTCTTGGCTCATCCATTTCGTTGTGGCCATAACGGCGATAACCAACCAAATCGATTAAGATATCTTTATGGAATCTTTGGCGATACTCGTAGGCAATCTTAATTGCTGAAATACATGCGATTGGATCATCCGCATTTACATGAATGATTGGGATTTCAAATCCTTTGGCCAAATCACTAGCATAACGAGTTGAGCGCCCATCTTCTTGATTGGTTGTATACCCAACAAGATTGTTTGCAATTATATGAAGTGTTCCACCAGTTTGATATCCTGGTAGGCCACTTAAGTTTAAAGATTCAGCGACCACACCTTCTCCAATAAAAGCAGCATCACCATGAATAACTACTGGAAATGCTTTGTTCGTATCCTGTTTTGGATAACCAGATGCGGAACGGTCATCCTGTGCAGCACGTGCAAAACCTTCTACAACAGGGTTTACAAACTCTAAGTGGGATGGGTTATGTGCTAGGGTAATACTTGTTGTTGTATCGTCACCATCTTTGACATCTTTCGTTGCGCCAAAGTGATATTTCACGTCACCAGTCCAACCATAATTAATACCCGTTGATCCTTCTGAAGGAACCAACTCTTTATCTGGTGAGTGATGGAATTCAGAAAAAATCTTGTCATATGGTTTTCCTAATACATGGGCAAGCACACTTAAACGTCCACGATGCGCCATTCCCATCATAATATGTTCAATTTTGTCGCGTGTCGCATACTTAACAATCCGGTCTAACATAGGAACCATTGATTCCAGACCTTCAATTGAAAAGCGCTTTTGCCCAACAAATGTCTTTTGCAGGAATCCTTCAAAACCTTCAACATGCGCAAGACGCTCTAGCAATTGTGTCTTTTCATTATCAGAAAGAGACATACGCGCATCTCCAGCTTCAATTAATTCCATTAACCATTTACGTTCCGCGTCATTGTTCACATGATCAAACTCAAATGTAATCGTTCCAGAATAGTATCTTTTCAGTTTCGTTACTACATCATAGCCATTGTCAACACCACTTGGGGCATTCTCCCATAACCATACTGCAGGAATACTTTTTAAATCATTTTCATCTAATCCATATGCTTTTGGATTAACTAGCTCAGATTTACGTTGTTTCTTGAGTCCTACTGGGTATATATCTGCCTCCAAATGACCATAACGACGAATAGCCTCAACAAGTTTCATAGCTGAGGTTAGTTTCTTTACATCGTTTATGGAAGTAGATGTTTCTGTTGCTTGAACTACATCATTAGTTGGATGCACCCAGTCAGGGGCTCCATGCTGTTCAAAAACTTCTTTTAAAGATGGATCAACTGATTCCGGATCCTCCTTAAACAGGTCATATTGCTCTTCCACATACCCAATGTTTGGACCATAAAATTTATCCCAGAATCTTCTACTCGATTCTTCATGCTGTGCCACGTCATATACCCCCATTAGAAGTTAACTTTCTCCGTTCACCAACGGCTTTTTAGATTCAGTATTCATTATAGAACTGTCATGCGACTTCATCAACTAATATACCCTATTTTATGTCGATAAACAATCAAGGTTGTTGACTCTTCTAAATTTTAATTAAAAATAACGATCCATTCAGTGCATACTTTGAGACATTTTAGCTAAAATTATCACGAATGGTTCACATTTTAAAATGAATAGGCTATAATAAAGACATTCAACTATAACATAATGATTACATACAGAATTTAAAGGAGGCCAAATAGCATGACAATGGACTTAGCCTTATTATTAGGAGTAAGCATTACATTTATTATTTCTTGTTTTACTGCAGGTCATGATGCAAAACCAGGAATATCTAGAAAAAATCAATAAAAAACCGTCATGCGCGCATGACGGTTTTTTATTAACTACCATTAGCTATTGATAAAAATTTAAGTCAAATTCGAAAACCCTTGCTGCCTTAGTGCTTCATAAATAATAATTGCAGCAGTATTAGACAAATTCAACGACCTTACTTTATCATTCATATGAATACGAAGGCACTTATCCTCTTTTCCTTCCAATAAATACTTTGGAATGCCATCGGTTTCCCTTCCAAATACAAAAAACAAATCTTCACCACTATTACTATAATCATAGTCGGTATAATGCTTTGTTCCAAAGTTCTCAATGTAATAATAATTACCACGTGGATATGTATGATAAAATTCTTCAATTGATTCATACTCATGAATGTCGACGTGTTTCCAATAGTCTAGACCTGCTCGTTTCAGCATTTTATCTTCTGTTGAAAAACCTAGTGGATGGATTAAATGTAAGGTTGTATCTGTTGCCAAGCAGGTTCTAGCTATATTACCTGTGTTAGCAGGAATTTCTGGTTGAAAAAGTACTACATGTAAACTCACAACTCATTCTCCTTATAGTGTATGTTCAAAAAG contains:
- a CDS encoding 2-oxoglutarate dehydrogenase E1 component, with translation MAQHEESSRRFWDKFYGPNIGYVEEQYDLFKEDPESVDPSLKEVFEQHGAPDWVHPTNDVVQATETSTSINDVKKLTSAMKLVEAIRRYGHLEADIYPVGLKKQRKSELVNPKAYGLDENDLKSIPAVWLWENAPSGVDNGYDVVTKLKRYYSGTITFEFDHVNNDAERKWLMELIEAGDARMSLSDNEKTQLLERLAHVEGFEGFLQKTFVGQKRFSIEGLESMVPMLDRIVKYATRDKIEHIMMGMAHRGRLSVLAHVLGKPYDKIFSEFHHSPDKELVPSEGSTGINYGWTGDVKYHFGATKDVKDGDDTTTSITLAHNPSHLEFVNPVVEGFARAAQDDRSASGYPKQDTNKAFPVVIHGDAAFIGEGVVAESLNLSGLPGYQTGGTLHIIANNLVGYTTNQEDGRSTRYASDLAKGFEIPIIHVNADDPIACISAIKIAYEYRQRFHKDILIDLVGYRRYGHNEMDEPRTTQPLLYQDIDEHPTAVNVFAAVLKEKGTIDEEGFKKIMNQVEESLRGIYDSMKENKSGAAEAQNMPNVLKNGLDQFETAVPLDTLKALNKDLLNRPEGFNGFKKLEKILKRRENVLEEGNKADWGAGEALAYASILNDGIPIRLAGQDTERGTFAHRHVVVHDTKTNEKYCLMHGLEGISASFDVRNSPLSEAGVLGFEYGYSVHAPNTLVLWEAQFGDFANAGQVIFDQFISASRAKWGEKSNMIMLLPHGYEGQGPEHSSARLERFLQLGAENNWIVANVTSSAQFFHLIRRQAAMRAREEARPLILMTPKSLLRNQRVASEAKEFTEGKFQPLRQQPKLKVSKKNATRLLIGSGKVMVDIEEAIENSEESFEWLRALRLEQIYPFPAKELEKELKELPSIEEIVWVQEEPKNMGAWEFVDDFLRDLLQEGQSLRYIGRPRRSSPAGGIPNVHKTEQRQLVQKAIQPLEGGDSSERN
- the trmL gene encoding tRNA (uridine(34)/cytosine(34)/5-carboxymethylaminomethyluridine(34)-2'-O)-methyltransferase TrmL, translating into MSLHVVLFQPEIPANTGNIARTCLATDTTLHLIHPLGFSTEDKMLKRAGLDYWKHVDIHEYESIEEFYHTYPRGNYYYIENFGTKHYTDYDYSNSGEDLFFVFGRETDGIPKYLLEGKEDKCLRIHMNDKVRSLNLSNTAAIIIYEALRQQGFSNLT